Proteins from one Rosa chinensis cultivar Old Blush chromosome 7, RchiOBHm-V2, whole genome shotgun sequence genomic window:
- the LOC112177666 gene encoding probable serine/threonine-protein kinase PBL19, with the protein MWTSNLKLKFKSKNKQKELKSAPDLRNKSDSLTPVLDRASKSLPSPRSIPELYKEKEQNLKVFSLQELRDSTNGFSRLQKLGEGGFGSVYKGIIKPKNGKGSPILVAIKKLNPHSLQGHKEWLAEVQFLGVVNHPNLVKLLGYCSVDGERGIQRLLVYEYMPNRSLEDHLFNRALNPLPWITRLQIMLGAAQGLAYLHEGLEVQVIYRDFKSSNVLLDEDFKPKLSDFRLAREGPKGDRTHVSTAVVGTYGYAAPEYVETGHLSIHSDLWSFGVVLYEILTGRRVLERHRPTAEQKLLYWARQYPADSKKFSMIIDPLLRDQYSINAARKIAKLADSCLNKNAKDRPTMNQVVEILKQAIQDSQKGTNSVNNNFGASGSKLGKKNPKLR; encoded by the exons ATGTGGACCTCAAATTT AAAGctcaaattcaaatccaagaaCAAACAGAAGGAGTTAAAATCAGCTCCGGATTTGAGAAACAAAAGCGACTCCTTAACTCCGGTATTAGACCGTGCCTCGAAATCTCTACCTTCACCAAGAAGCATACCAGAATTGTACAAAGAGAAGGAGCAGAATTTGAAGGTTTTCTCACTCCAAGAGCTCAGGGATTCAACCAATGGCTTCAGCAGGTTGCAAAAGCTTGGGGAAGGGGGATTTGGGAGTGTGTATAAAGGAATAATCAAGCCCAAAAATGGCAAGGGTAGTCCAATTTTGGTTGCCATAAAAAAGTTGAATCCACATAGCTTACAG GGTCATAAAGAATGGCTTGCAGAGGTTCAATTTCTTGGTGTGGTAAATCACCCAAATCTGGTAAAGCTTCTAGGATATTGCTCTGTAGATGGGGAAAGAGGGATCCAACGGCTATTGGTATACGAATATATGCCTAATAGGAGCttagaggatcatcttttcaacagGGCTTTGAACCCTCTTCCTTGGATCACGAGGTTACAAATAATGCTTGGTGCTGCTCAAGGATTGGCTTATCTACATGAGGGACTGGAAGTCCAG GTGATATATCGAGATTTCAAATCCTCCAACGTGCTCTTGGATGAGGACTTTAAGCCGAAGCTCTCAGACTTCAGGCTTGCTAGAGAAGGGCCAAAGGGTGACCGTACTCATGTATCGACAGCA GTGGTAGGGACTTATGGATATGCTGCCCCAGAGTATGTCGAAACAGGCCATCTTTCCATCCATAGTGACTTATGGAGTTTTGGTGTGGTGTTGTATGAGATCCTCACTGGGAGGCGTGTCTTAGAAAGACACCGGCCAACAGCGGAGCAGAAGCTTCTTTATTGGGCTAGACAGTACCCTGCAGACAGTAAAAAATTCAGCATGATAATAGATCCGCTTCTAAGAGACCAGTATTCTATTAATGCAGCTCGAAAAATTGCCAAGTTGGCAGATAGCTGCCTGAACAAGAATGCAAAAGACCGGCCAACAATGAATCAGGTGGTAGAGATCTTGAAGCAAGCTATACAAGATTCACAAAAGGGTACCAACTCTGTAAATAACAATTTTGGGGCATCTGGGTCTAAATTGGGTAAAAAGAACCCCAAGTTGAGGTGA
- the LOC112178608 gene encoding receptor-like protein EIX2 isoform X1, with protein MPIKSVNEATPLLFPRLYMCSFQNPFASTIYYFTLVWLHIIFIIMFFSIMSGRSMHSVLVGLVCLATASAVCCSSVGSSNNIMCLESERHALLQFKQGLVDDSNALASWKSEKDCCKWRGIECNNQTGHVTSLDFSFNYDPYLYSAEVPLSGEISPSLLELRYINYLDLSYIDFGEILIPKFIGSLSQLKKLKLTYANFSGPVPPQLGNLSNLHTLDLSSNDFEGMMIPKFIGSMSQLKELKLAYANFNGPIPPQLGNLSNLHTLDLSFNDFEGMMIPKFIGSLSQLKELKLAYANFNGPIPPQLGNLSNLHTLDLSSNDFEGMMIPKFIGSMSQLKELKLAYANFSGPVPPQLGNLSNLHTLDLYRNQVVSPENLEWLSHLSSLRYLNMSSVDLSKVVNWPPSLSKLTLLTELQLSLCNLPNVNLRSLSFINSSTSLQLLDLSYNSLNSSILYWIANVSSNFVHIDLSFNKLEGGIPKGFQNLCSLESLTLWHNQLSENFEDSVKTLSCAQNTLETLFLAENLFWGSLPDLSHFSKLRVLYLFSNQLNGSVSESVGQLSSLKWLDLSGNSLTGVITESHFLNLSRLQYLSLSGNRFSINPSSDWSPPFQLTGWLDMSSCKVGPAFPKWILTQTNLTQLYVSNAGLSGKLPNLSSTSLRYVNLSSNLFSGALPSFSPMLQHLYLSNNRFSGPLSSFCATQASHLSYLDISKNLLSGELPNCWMQFQNLISLNLGKNKLSGKIPSSLGSLQGIGILRLHDNNFSGELPSLENSTQLLMVDLGNNNLSGKIPIWIGQSLPNLVILRLRSNEFNGIIPFSLCSLAAIHVLDLSHNNISGSLPHCFDNITALADDRYHGFIVEIVWKGIEREFPNLIGMRSIDISSNYLIGEIPPSTASMTELKSLNLSRNKLTGKLPEDFGNMKMLESLDLSRNRISGKIPTSFASLNFLSVLDLSHNNLSGRIPSGTQLQGFNASQYMGNRGLCGPPLTQSCPGEGTEIDNKEHDNDDLISLGFFISVVLGFFTGFWMVCGSLLLKTSWRYAYFRFLDNAKDWIYVKTAVYKAKVQRRLQR; from the coding sequence ATGCCGATCAAGTCAGTCAATGAAGCAACTCCATTGCTGTTTCCACGATTATACATGTGTAGTTTCCAAAATCCTTTTGCTTCAACTATATATTACTTCACTTTGGTTTGGTTGCATATCATCTTCATAATCATGTTTTTCAGTATAATGAGTGGTAGGTCTATGCATTCTGTTTTGGTTGGGCTTGTGTGCCTGGCCACTGCCTCTGCTGTTTGTTGTTCAAGTGTTGGAAGCTCCAACAACATCATGTGCTTGGAGAGTGAAAGGCATGCTCTTCTCCAGTTCAAACAAGGCCTTGTGGATGACTCCAATGCTCTTGCCTCTTGGAAAAGTGAGAAAGACTGCTGCAAGTGGAGAGGAATAGAATGCAACAACCAAACAGGTCATGTTACCAGTCTTGATTTCTCCTTTAATTATGATCCATATCTCTATTCTGCTGAAGTTCCTTTAAGTGGTGAAATTAGTCCTTCACTACTTGAATTGCGATATATAAATTACTTGGACCTCAGTTATATTGATTTTGGAGAAATTCTGATTCCCAAGTTCATTGGCTCTTTGAGTCAATTGAAAAAACTCAAACTTACATATGCTAATTTCAGTGGACCTGTTCCTCCTCAACTTGGAAACCTCTCTAATTTGCACACTCTTGAtctttcctccaatgattttgAAGGAATGATGATTCCCAAATTCATTGGCTCTATGAGTCAATTGAAAGAGCTCAAACTTGCATATGCTAATTTCAATGGACCTATTCCTCCCCAACTTGGAAATCTCTCTAATTTGCACACTCTTGATCTTTCCTTCAATGATTTTGAAGGAATGATGATTCCCAAATTCATTGGCTCTCTGAGTCAATTGAAAGAACTCAAACTTGCATATGCTAATTTCAATGGACCTATTCCTCCCCAACTTGGAAACCTCTCTAATTTGCACACTCTTGAtctttcctccaatgattttgAAGGAATGATGATTCCCAAATTCATTGGCTCTATGAGTCAATTGAAAGAGCTCAAACTTGCATATGCTAATTTCAGTGGACCTGTTCCTCCCCAACTTGGAAACCTCTCTAATTTGCACACTCTTGATCTTTACCGTAACCAAGTTGTTAGTCCTGAAAATCTTGAGTGGTTGtctcatctttcttccttgaGATACCTGAACATGTCAAGTGTAGATTTGTCAAAGGTTGTGAATTGGCCACCATCTTTAAGCAAGCTCACTTTACTGACAGAGCTTCAATTATCCCTGTGTAACCTTCCTAATGTCAATCTAAGATCACTTTCCTTTATTAattcttccacctctcttcaACTCCTTGACCTCTCTTATAACTCTCTTAATTCTTCAATATTGTATTGGATAGCCAATGTCAGCAGCAACTTTGTCCATATTGATCTCTCTTTCAATAAACTTGAAGGTGGGATACCAAAAGGCTTTCAAAACTTATGTAGCTTAGAGTCGTTGACCTTATGGCACAACCAATTGTCTGAAAACTTTGAGGACTCTGTTAAAACCTTGTCTTGTGCTCAGAACACACTTGAGACCTTGTTCTTGGCAGAAAACTTGTTTTGGGGGTCGTTGCCAGATTTGTCACATTTTTCAAAGTTACGAGTGTTATATCTTTTCTCTAATCAACTAAATGGGTCTGTATCTGAGAGTGTCGGGCAACTCTCTAGCCTTAAATGGCTAGATCTCTCCGGCAATTCTTTGACTGGTGTCATAACAGAATCCCACTTTCTAAACCTCTCTCGTTTACAGTATTTGAGTCTTTCTGGTAATCGTTTCTCTATCAACCCGAGCTCTGATTGGAGTCCACCATTTCAACTTACTGGTTGGTTAGATATGTCCTCTTGCAAGGTGGGCCCAGCTTTTCCCAAGTGGATTCTAACGCAGACAAATCTTACTCAGCTTTATGTCTCTAATGCTGGACTATCAGGAAAACTGCCGAATCTGTCATCGACAAGCTTGCGTTATGTTAACTTGTCTTCTAATCTATTTTCTGGTGCATTGCCATCATTTTCTCCTATGCTACAACACCTGTATCTCTCGAATAATAGGTTTTCAGGACCTTTGTCTTCCTTCTGTGCAACGCAGGCTTCACATTTAAGTTATCTTGACATTTCTAAGAACCTATTGTCTGGGGAGCTTCCTAATTGTTGGATGCAATTTCAAAATTTGATTTCGTTGAATTTGGGAAAGAATAAATTATCTGGAAAAATACCAAGCTCGTTAGGCAGTCTACAGGGAATTGGGATATTGCGGTTACATGATAACAACTTTTCAGGAGAATTGCCTTCTTTAGAGAACTCTACCCAATTATTGATGGTTGATCTTGGCAACAATAACCTATCGGGAAAGATACCAATATGGATTGGCCAAAGCCTACCAAACTTGGTGATTCTACGCTTACGGTCAAATGAGTTTAATGGAATCATACCCTTCTCCCTGTGTAGTCTAGCTGCCATTCATGTTTTGGACCTCTCTCACAACAATATTTCAGGAAGCTTGCCGCATTGCTTCGATAACATAACCGCTTTGGCTGATGATAGATATCACGGTTTTATTGTGGAAATTGTGTGGAAAGGAATAGAAAGAGAGTTTCCCAATCTTATAGGTATGAGAAGCATTGACATTTCAAGCAACTATTTGATTGGGGAAATTCCGCCAAGTACAGCAAGTATGACAGAGTTGAAATCTCTGAACCTGTCTAGAAACAAATTGACTGGAAAGCTTCCTGAAGACTTTGGTAACATGAAGATGTTGGAATCTCTTGATTTGTCAAGAAACCGGATATCTGGTAAAATTCCTACAAGTTTTGCGAGCTTAAACTTTCTTAGTGTCTTGGACTTATCACACAATAACTTGTCAGGAAGAATTCCATCAGGCACCCAACTTCAAGGTTTTAATGCTTCTCAATATATGGGAAATCGTGGACTTTGTGGACCACCGCTGACACAAAGTTGTCCAGGAGAAGGAACTGAAATTGATAACAAAGAACATGATAATGATGATCTCATAAGCCTGGGATTTTTTATCAGTGTTGTGCTGGGATTCTTCACTGGATTTTGGATGGTCTGCGGCAGTTTACTGCTTAAGACTTCTTGGAGATATGCTTATTTCAGATTCCTGGACAATGCAAAAGACTGGATTTATGTCAAAACCGCTGTGTACAAGGCAAAAGTGCAAAGGAGACTTCAAAGATAA
- the LOC112178608 gene encoding receptor-like protein EIX2 isoform X2: MPIKSVNEATPLLFPRLYMCSFQNPFASTIYYFTLVWLHIIFIIMFFSIMSGRSMHSVLVGLVCLATASAVCCSSVGSSNNIMCLESERHALLQFKQGLVDDSNALASWKSEKDCCKWRGIECNNQTGHVTSLDFSFNYDPYLYSAEVPLSGEISPSLLELRYINYLDLSYIDFGEILIPKFIGSLSQLKKLKLTYANFSGPVPPQLGNLSNLHTLDLSSNDFEGMMIPKFIGSMSQLKELKLAYANFNGPIPPQLGNLSNLHTLDLSFNDFEGMMIPKFIGSLSQLKELKLAYANFNGPIPPQLGNLSNLHTLDLSSNDFEGMMIPKFIGSMSQLKELKLAYANFSGPVPPQLGNLSNLHTLDLYRNQVVSPENLEWLSHLSSLRYLNMSSVDLSKVVNWPPSLSKLTLLTELQLSLCNLPNVNLRSLSFINSSTSLQLLDLSYNSLNSSILYWIANVSSNFVHIDLSFNKLEGGIPKGFQNLCSLESLTLWHNQLSENFEDSVKTLSCAQNTLETLFLAENLFWGSLPDLSHFSKLRVLYLFSNQLNGSVSESVGQLSSLKWLDLSGNSLTGVITESHFLNLSRLQYLSLSGNRFSINPSSDWSPPFQLTGWLDMSSCKVGPAFPKWILTQTNLTQLYVSNAGLSGKLPNLSSTSLRYVNLSSNLFSGALPSFSPMLQHLYLSNNRFSGPLSSFCATQASHLSYLDISKNLLSGELPNCWMQFQNLISLNLGKNKLSGKIPSSLGSLQGIGILRLHDNNFSGELPSLENSTQLLMVDLGNNNLSGKIPIWIGQSLPNLVILRLRSNEFNGIIPFSLCSLAAIHVLDLSHNNISGSLPHCFDNITALADDRYHGFIVEIVWKGIEREFPNLIGMRSIDISSNYLIGEIPPSTASMTELKSLNLSRNKLTGKLPEDFGNMKMLESLDLSRNRISGRIPSGTQLQGFNASQYMGNRGLCGPPLTQSCPGEGTEIDNKEHDNDDLISLGFFISVVLGFFTGFWMVCGSLLLKTSWRYAYFRFLDNAKDWIYVKTAVYKAKVQRRLQR; this comes from the exons ATGCCGATCAAGTCAGTCAATGAAGCAACTCCATTGCTGTTTCCACGATTATACATGTGTAGTTTCCAAAATCCTTTTGCTTCAACTATATATTACTTCACTTTGGTTTGGTTGCATATCATCTTCATAATCATGTTTTTCAGTATAATGAGTGGTAGGTCTATGCATTCTGTTTTGGTTGGGCTTGTGTGCCTGGCCACTGCCTCTGCTGTTTGTTGTTCAAGTGTTGGAAGCTCCAACAACATCATGTGCTTGGAGAGTGAAAGGCATGCTCTTCTCCAGTTCAAACAAGGCCTTGTGGATGACTCCAATGCTCTTGCCTCTTGGAAAAGTGAGAAAGACTGCTGCAAGTGGAGAGGAATAGAATGCAACAACCAAACAGGTCATGTTACCAGTCTTGATTTCTCCTTTAATTATGATCCATATCTCTATTCTGCTGAAGTTCCTTTAAGTGGTGAAATTAGTCCTTCACTACTTGAATTGCGATATATAAATTACTTGGACCTCAGTTATATTGATTTTGGAGAAATTCTGATTCCCAAGTTCATTGGCTCTTTGAGTCAATTGAAAAAACTCAAACTTACATATGCTAATTTCAGTGGACCTGTTCCTCCTCAACTTGGAAACCTCTCTAATTTGCACACTCTTGAtctttcctccaatgattttgAAGGAATGATGATTCCCAAATTCATTGGCTCTATGAGTCAATTGAAAGAGCTCAAACTTGCATATGCTAATTTCAATGGACCTATTCCTCCCCAACTTGGAAATCTCTCTAATTTGCACACTCTTGATCTTTCCTTCAATGATTTTGAAGGAATGATGATTCCCAAATTCATTGGCTCTCTGAGTCAATTGAAAGAACTCAAACTTGCATATGCTAATTTCAATGGACCTATTCCTCCCCAACTTGGAAACCTCTCTAATTTGCACACTCTTGAtctttcctccaatgattttgAAGGAATGATGATTCCCAAATTCATTGGCTCTATGAGTCAATTGAAAGAGCTCAAACTTGCATATGCTAATTTCAGTGGACCTGTTCCTCCCCAACTTGGAAACCTCTCTAATTTGCACACTCTTGATCTTTACCGTAACCAAGTTGTTAGTCCTGAAAATCTTGAGTGGTTGtctcatctttcttccttgaGATACCTGAACATGTCAAGTGTAGATTTGTCAAAGGTTGTGAATTGGCCACCATCTTTAAGCAAGCTCACTTTACTGACAGAGCTTCAATTATCCCTGTGTAACCTTCCTAATGTCAATCTAAGATCACTTTCCTTTATTAattcttccacctctcttcaACTCCTTGACCTCTCTTATAACTCTCTTAATTCTTCAATATTGTATTGGATAGCCAATGTCAGCAGCAACTTTGTCCATATTGATCTCTCTTTCAATAAACTTGAAGGTGGGATACCAAAAGGCTTTCAAAACTTATGTAGCTTAGAGTCGTTGACCTTATGGCACAACCAATTGTCTGAAAACTTTGAGGACTCTGTTAAAACCTTGTCTTGTGCTCAGAACACACTTGAGACCTTGTTCTTGGCAGAAAACTTGTTTTGGGGGTCGTTGCCAGATTTGTCACATTTTTCAAAGTTACGAGTGTTATATCTTTTCTCTAATCAACTAAATGGGTCTGTATCTGAGAGTGTCGGGCAACTCTCTAGCCTTAAATGGCTAGATCTCTCCGGCAATTCTTTGACTGGTGTCATAACAGAATCCCACTTTCTAAACCTCTCTCGTTTACAGTATTTGAGTCTTTCTGGTAATCGTTTCTCTATCAACCCGAGCTCTGATTGGAGTCCACCATTTCAACTTACTGGTTGGTTAGATATGTCCTCTTGCAAGGTGGGCCCAGCTTTTCCCAAGTGGATTCTAACGCAGACAAATCTTACTCAGCTTTATGTCTCTAATGCTGGACTATCAGGAAAACTGCCGAATCTGTCATCGACAAGCTTGCGTTATGTTAACTTGTCTTCTAATCTATTTTCTGGTGCATTGCCATCATTTTCTCCTATGCTACAACACCTGTATCTCTCGAATAATAGGTTTTCAGGACCTTTGTCTTCCTTCTGTGCAACGCAGGCTTCACATTTAAGTTATCTTGACATTTCTAAGAACCTATTGTCTGGGGAGCTTCCTAATTGTTGGATGCAATTTCAAAATTTGATTTCGTTGAATTTGGGAAAGAATAAATTATCTGGAAAAATACCAAGCTCGTTAGGCAGTCTACAGGGAATTGGGATATTGCGGTTACATGATAACAACTTTTCAGGAGAATTGCCTTCTTTAGAGAACTCTACCCAATTATTGATGGTTGATCTTGGCAACAATAACCTATCGGGAAAGATACCAATATGGATTGGCCAAAGCCTACCAAACTTGGTGATTCTACGCTTACGGTCAAATGAGTTTAATGGAATCATACCCTTCTCCCTGTGTAGTCTAGCTGCCATTCATGTTTTGGACCTCTCTCACAACAATATTTCAGGAAGCTTGCCGCATTGCTTCGATAACATAACCGCTTTGGCTGATGATAGATATCACGGTTTTATTGTGGAAATTGTGTGGAAAGGAATAGAAAGAGAGTTTCCCAATCTTATAGGTATGAGAAGCATTGACATTTCAAGCAACTATTTGATTGGGGAAATTCCGCCAAGTACAGCAAGTATGACAGAGTTGAAATCTCTGAACCTGTCTAGAAACAAATTGACTGGAAAGCTTCCTGAAGACTTTGGTAACATGAAGATGTTGGAATCTCTTGATTTGTCAAGAAACCGGATATCTG GAAGAATTCCATCAGGCACCCAACTTCAAGGTTTTAATGCTTCTCAATATATGGGAAATCGTGGACTTTGTGGACCACCGCTGACACAAAGTTGTCCAGGAGAAGGAACTGAAATTGATAACAAAGAACATGATAATGATGATCTCATAAGCCTGGGATTTTTTATCAGTGTTGTGCTGGGATTCTTCACTGGATTTTGGATGGTCTGCGGCAGTTTACTGCTTAAGACTTCTTGGAGATATGCTTATTTCAGATTCCTGGACAATGCAAAAGACTGGATTTATGTCAAAACCGCTGTGTACAAGGCAAAAGTGCAAAGGAGACTTCAAAGATAA